From the Paenibacillus sp. R14(2021) genome, the window AAGTTTCCAAATCTGCCTGGCATGCTGGCACATTTCAGCCTGTATGCGATGGTTACTTCCGGGAAGGACATCGGCTCATACGGATTCGAAAAGCAGGCAATCTGGGAACATATTGCGGCGTACAGGCAGATCTTTCGGTCGAAGTATCAGTCAGAAATCGAAATAATTATTAATGCACGAGGTGGGTACAACGACAGCGAGGGGCTGGTTGAACGGATCGTTCGGCACATCGGGGAGCAAGCACCTGATATGACGGTTAAAGCCAATAAAGCATTTTCTGCCAATACCTACTACAGAGGAATGCAGTTTACGATCAAAACAACTATTGGTGGACGCGAGTACAACATTGGCGATGGCGGCTTCGTGGATTGGACCCAGCAGCTGCTCGAAAATAAAAAGGAACGTATGCTGATCAGTGCTATCGGACTCGACCGACTGCTGATGCCCTAAGAGACGAAAAAGTGCAAGAGATGAATAGGCAAATGCTCCGCTTATAGGACACGATAGTTAAATGAAAAGAGGAGCAGGCTGCCGCGGCAACCTGTTCCTTTTTACATATCGAATCGCTCTGAAAAGCACTTTATAATGCCGGAGGACGGAGAACATGTACAACCCTTTAAAAGTTTTTCGCTGGAATCGCATATTTTTTGCCTGCTTTGCCGGATCTATTTTCATTCTGACGCTTATTATTACTTGGATTTCTTATACGGTTTCATCCCAGGAATTATCGAAAACCACATCATACTATCAACAAGCGCTGCTGACCGAATTAAGCAAAAAATTGGTGATCCAACTGAACGCGATCGAACAAATCTCGCTCTCCACAACGCTCAACATGGATTTTCTCGATTATCTCTCGTATAACGGAGACGATTATACCCGCCACAAAAAAATTAACGATACGCTGCAATATTTGACCAATATTGCAAATAGCGTTTCAAGCATCTTCTCCATTCATCTCTACATCGAGCACCCGGTTCTTTCCGACTGGCAAAGACCCGTGCAATTTTACAATTTTTCGCGTTTGCAAAAGGAGAGCTGGTACCCGGCGGTAAAAACGACCGATTTTACCTGGATCGGAGAACATACCATCGACACGTTCCAAGGGCAAGTCTCCGTCTTGAGTTTCGCAAGAAAAATCTACTCCAGCAAAGATGAATATAAAGGGCTGATCGTAATAAACGTGAAGGCATCCGCGATCCGGAGTCTGATTCAGGCCGGATCGGATTCCGCTAACCGCATGCTGTTTAATTCCGGGGGGAATCTCCTCGTCGGGGTGGGCCAGCCTATCGCGGAAAACATCTCGACTTATATAAAAGATCCGATAAGCGGAGCCGGAAGCCTACGAATCGATGCAAAGAATCACCAACGATATTTGCTCGCCTGGTCCAAAATGTTCAATTCGGATTGGACGTTAACTGAAATTACGCCATGGAGGAAAGTGACCAGCGGGAGCTTCAAACTGGCGAAACTATTATTGTTGATCGGCCTCTCCACGATTCTCATTACAATCGCCATTAGCTTATCGATTTCGAGGCAGCTTCTTAAGCCGCTCCGGATCCTAGTTCAGGCGATGGGGATATACGCATTCGACAGCACTAAAGTGTTCCTGCCCGATGATTACCGAAATGAATTCGGTTATTTGTTTAACAGCTACCGCAGGCAAATGGAACGCATCGACGAACTATACAAAGCGCTTGAAGTGCAGCACAGCCGTCAGCGCGAGGCTGAAGTGAAGGCGCTTCAAGCCAATATTAATCCACATTTTCTGTATAACACCCTTGATCAAATCAATTGGATGGCCATGCAGGAAGGACAACATAAGATCAGTAACATTCTTGAGCTGACAGGGCAAATGTTTCGAATCGGGCTTTCCAACGGAGAGAGTCTTATTCCGATCGCCGACGAGCTTCGGCATGTGGAGTGCTATCTCCGCATTCAACAGCTTCGCTGGGAGGAAGGGCTTGATTATGAAGTCCGGGTTCCGGAATCGTTAATGACTTCTTTGATCCCGAAAATCACCTTGCAGCCATTCGTAGAGAATGCCATCCTTCACGGCTTCCACGGCCGCAGCAGTGGGTTCATCCTTATCGAAGCCTTTTCGTCCGATAGCGGAATTACGATCCGGATAATGGATGACGGAAGAGGTTTTCAGGTCAACGGGCCGGAAAACCGCAAAAAGGTAAAAGGAGGGTACGGGATTCGAAACGTACGCGAGCGTATTGATGCTTTATTTGGCCGTTCGTTTGGCGTAACTATTGAAAGCGCATTCAATAGTGGAACTGTTATTTCGGTTTCGATTCCTTTACTGAGCCAGCCGACGACTTCATCATGATTTTTCAAGGAAATGAATGCGAGAGGAGAACAAACCATGTGGAAAATTGCGATTGTCGATGACGACAGGTCGGTACTCAGAGGGTTGAAATCTATGATCCCGTGGGATGAGCTAGGTGCCGAGTTAGCGGGCGAAGGAATGGATGGTCGGGATGGGTTGGAAATTGTCCGCACGAGTCGGCCCGACATTATCGTAACCGATATATATATGCCGGACATGGACGGAATCGAGATGATTCATTCCCTCCGGAGAGAAGGGTATGAAGGAAAGATTATTATTCACAGCGGCTATAACGACTTCGAGTATGCTCGTCAGGCGCTCCGTTTAAATGTGGAGGATTATCTATCCAAGCCGATCTCGCTGCAAACGCTGCATACCGTTCTCACAAGAGCAATCCATGACCTGCAGCTTACGCGCCTTCCGAGTCCTTCCATTGGCCTGGTGAAATGGCACCGGCATTTGAGAGAGGCGATTTTAACCTCGCAGGAGAAACGGGCGCAACAAATTATAGACGACTTCCTGCGCCAGATTGACGAACAGGGTGTCTTGGCCCCGTCCACTCTTCGGCGGTTCGGCATAGAGTGCTGGACGATGGTCACGTATGCGTTGAATGAAGCTGGCCTCCCGCTCGATGAGATGTTCCCGCCCGCGCTTATTCACGAAGAAATAAACGCTATCATGAAGCCTGACGATTTCCGCTGCTGGATCGCCGATAAGATCTCTTCGATTTGCAGAAGCCGAAGCTTCGGTGACAAACACAAAGAAACCGTGGACTTTATCATCCAATACATACAACAGCACTACTTTGAGGAGGTCACGCTGACTGAGCTGGCCGAAAAAGTATTCATATCGCGAAACTACCTATGCGATATTTTCAAAAAAACAACCGGCGAAACGTTTCACGGTTACCTGACGCGCGTGCGAATGGAAAATGCGAAGCATCTGATTCTAGTAGGAAAGCTTCATATTTACGAAATTGCCCAGAAGGTAGGGTATAAAAACGTATCGTATTTTAGCACCGTGTTCAAAAAATATTTCAGCGGGGTCAGTCCGACGGATATCCATAAACACTAACATTCTGAACTTTTTAAACGATAATCGGACATTTCTTATGTAGACGCTCGAAAAGGCGGTTGGTAACATTCTAGTTAAGAAAGCGCTTTACCAATCCCAATAAGAGGTGAAATCATGAAGAAGAAATTTCTGCGGCTCGGAATTACGCTGTTACTATTAACCTCGTTTTCTACCGCCTGCAGCTCCCTAGGCGTAAAGGACGAGGCGAAGCCGAAAACCAATACGGCAGACACTTCCGCTTCAAACGGGAACGAGTCAGTCAAGCTTCGCATTATGTGGTGGGGGTCCCAGGCAAGACATGATGCGACGCTGAAAATGTTGGATTTGTATACAAAAAAGCATCCGAATGTCACGTTCGAACCCGAGTACTCCGGATTCGATGGCTACCTCGATAAATTATCGACCGAAGCCGCATCCAAAAACGCTCCCGATATCATTCAAATGGACGCCGCTTGGCTCGCCGATTGGAATGCACGCGGTCAATTGTCGGATTTATCCACGGGCATCAATATCAATGATGTCGATCCGAAGCTATTGGAAACCGGAGAATATAACGGAAAATTGACAGCGGTTCCGCTCGGGGGCAATGCATGGGGCATGATTTACGATAAATCGGCGCTCGAGAAACTTGGCATTGCTCCGCCGAAAGACGGGTGGACTTGGGAAGATTATTTCAGCATGGGCGAGAAGATCAAATCCATGCTCGGCAAAGACCAATATCCTTTTAAAGACGGCACGGCGGACAGTACGCTGTATGCGAATTATCAACTGAGCAAGGGCAAAGGCTGGCCGATTACGCAAGAAGGGAAATTCAACTATGATAAAGCGACTTGGCTGGAATACGCGAATACATTCGCCGACCTCCGTAAGAAAGGAATCGTGCCGCCCCCGGACGTACAGCTAGCCGATATCGATCTGGACCCGACCCAGGACATGCTTATCAAAGGACAGCTGATTTTCAAGGGCATGCATGCGGCGCAAGTCTCAGCTTACGAGAGCCTGAAGCCAAACAGCATCGGGGTTGCGGCGATTCCAAAAGCTGAGCAGCCCGGAGGATGGCTGAAGGCAACCTTCTATTTCTCCGTCAATCAGGATTCGAAATATAAAGAGGAAGCCAAGAAATTTATTGACTGGTTCATTAACGATCCCGAAGCCACGGAAATCGACGGAACTACCAGGGGCATTCCCATTTCAAACAATATCGTATCTGTGATGAAGCCAAAGTTCAATCAAGGCGATCAACTGACGGTGGAAATGATCGACATGACAGCCAAGAGTTCACAAGCCTTCAATCCAGGAGCGCCAGGATGGGCAGACTTCGGCAAAGAAGAAAGCGATATTAAACAGCAGCTCATGTTCGGAAAAATCACGCCGGAACAAGCTTACGACGAACTGGCCAAAGCCGCAAAAAAATACGAGAAATAAAATGGGGGATTCTATGAACCGGAAACTTCGTTCCAATGCTTTGGCCGGCTTCCTATTCATTTCCCCATGGCTTATCGGGTTTCTCTTTCTAAACTTATGGCCCATGTTAATGTCGTTCTACTATTCGTTAACTGATTTTTCCCTTTTGTCCCCGCCCAAATGGATCGGGTTTCAAAATTTCATGTCAATAGCGGAAGATCGCTATTTCTACAATTCCTTGCGCGTCACCTTTGTATTCGTTTTAATATCGGTTCCATTGCGGCTTTTGTTCGCTTTGATGGTCGCGATGCTGCTGAATCGGGATATTCGCGGGATCTCCTTTTACCGAACGATCATCTACCTTCCTTCATTAATCGGCGGAAGCGTCGCGGTTGCCGTGTTATGGAGAAATATATTCGGCATCAACGGGTTTATTAATCACCTGGCATCTTTCTTCGGCATGCATGCCAAAAACTGGATCGGCTCGCCCGAAACGGCGCTGGGAACCTTGATCACCCTTAG encodes:
- a CDS encoding carbohydrate ABC transporter permease — translated: MGDSMNRKLRSNALAGFLFISPWLIGFLFLNLWPMLMSFYYSLTDFSLLSPPKWIGFQNFMSIAEDRYFYNSLRVTFVFVLISVPLRLLFALMVAMLLNRDIRGISFYRTIIYLPSLIGGSVAVAVLWRNIFGINGFINHLASFFGMHAKNWIGSPETALGTLITLSVWQFGSAMIIFLAGLKQVPKDLYEAASVDGASKFRQFIAVTLPMLSPVIFFNLIMGVIGSFQSFTSAFVVTKGGPLNSTEMYALYLYQKGFSALHMGYASALAWILLVIVAVATALNFTASKYWVYYENEAGGRG
- a CDS encoding response regulator; the protein is MWKIAIVDDDRSVLRGLKSMIPWDELGAELAGEGMDGRDGLEIVRTSRPDIIVTDIYMPDMDGIEMIHSLRREGYEGKIIIHSGYNDFEYARQALRLNVEDYLSKPISLQTLHTVLTRAIHDLQLTRLPSPSIGLVKWHRHLREAILTSQEKRAQQIIDDFLRQIDEQGVLAPSTLRRFGIECWTMVTYALNEAGLPLDEMFPPALIHEEINAIMKPDDFRCWIADKISSICRSRSFGDKHKETVDFIIQYIQQHYFEEVTLTELAEKVFISRNYLCDIFKKTTGETFHGYLTRVRMENAKHLILVGKLHIYEIAQKVGYKNVSYFSTVFKKYFSGVSPTDIHKH
- a CDS encoding sensor histidine kinase, whose translation is MYNPLKVFRWNRIFFACFAGSIFILTLIITWISYTVSSQELSKTTSYYQQALLTELSKKLVIQLNAIEQISLSTTLNMDFLDYLSYNGDDYTRHKKINDTLQYLTNIANSVSSIFSIHLYIEHPVLSDWQRPVQFYNFSRLQKESWYPAVKTTDFTWIGEHTIDTFQGQVSVLSFARKIYSSKDEYKGLIVINVKASAIRSLIQAGSDSANRMLFNSGGNLLVGVGQPIAENISTYIKDPISGAGSLRIDAKNHQRYLLAWSKMFNSDWTLTEITPWRKVTSGSFKLAKLLLLIGLSTILITIAISLSISRQLLKPLRILVQAMGIYAFDSTKVFLPDDYRNEFGYLFNSYRRQMERIDELYKALEVQHSRQREAEVKALQANINPHFLYNTLDQINWMAMQEGQHKISNILELTGQMFRIGLSNGESLIPIADELRHVECYLRIQQLRWEEGLDYEVRVPESLMTSLIPKITLQPFVENAILHGFHGRSSGFILIEAFSSDSGITIRIMDDGRGFQVNGPENRKKVKGGYGIRNVRERIDALFGRSFGVTIESAFNSGTVISVSIPLLSQPTTSS
- a CDS encoding ABC transporter substrate-binding protein; amino-acid sequence: MKKKFLRLGITLLLLTSFSTACSSLGVKDEAKPKTNTADTSASNGNESVKLRIMWWGSQARHDATLKMLDLYTKKHPNVTFEPEYSGFDGYLDKLSTEAASKNAPDIIQMDAAWLADWNARGQLSDLSTGININDVDPKLLETGEYNGKLTAVPLGGNAWGMIYDKSALEKLGIAPPKDGWTWEDYFSMGEKIKSMLGKDQYPFKDGTADSTLYANYQLSKGKGWPITQEGKFNYDKATWLEYANTFADLRKKGIVPPPDVQLADIDLDPTQDMLIKGQLIFKGMHAAQVSAYESLKPNSIGVAAIPKAEQPGGWLKATFYFSVNQDSKYKEEAKKFIDWFINDPEATEIDGTTRGIPISNNIVSVMKPKFNQGDQLTVEMIDMTAKSSQAFNPGAPGWADFGKEESDIKQQLMFGKITPEQAYDELAKAAKKYEK